In the genome of Aerosakkonema funiforme FACHB-1375, the window AGCGTAGAGTTGTAATTTGCTTTTTGCCTTTAGTTGTTCGCTAACTTGTTGATGAATTTGTTGCGATCGCATTTGCTGAAGCCGCCAAATGCTAGCTATTTTAGTTAGCAGTAACTGACTTTTAATCGGCTTAGTTAAATAGTCATCTCCCATCAACTCCAATCCGCGCAATCTGGAGGAGTCGTCATCCAAAGCTGTCAGGAAAATTATCGGTAGTGTTTGGAACTTCGGATCTGCCCGTAATTGCTTGCAGACCTCAAAACCATTCATATCCGGCATCATGACATCTAGCAGAACAATGTCTGGCGGCGATTTCTCGATCTTTTCCAGCGCTTCGAGTCCACAAGACGCAGCTAGGGTAATGTAGCCTTCTGATTGTAATAACGCTTGCAATAAGCGAATATTATTGGGCTCGTCATCCACGAGTAAGATGCGGGGCGGGCTATTTTGCATAATTATGGCTTTAAATTGACCTCGCACGGTTTAATGGCAGACGCTTGCGCCTGAGATTGACCGGCAATTTCATTTTTCCCAATACTAGGTGGCTTCAGATAGATCCGCATTAGTTGTTAGTTAGCGTTTAAAGCTAGCTCCACGTCTAATTTACCAATCCTCCAGTCACCTTCGGTAGATGCACCCGCTTCCGGTTTGACAGCTCGGTATGCTGTGTAAAATTATACCTTTATTTTTTGCCGTCAAGGTTTGTTAAAAAAATAGCAACACTTATTTAATATACATTGAAACATGAAACTGCTGCTATAACAATCAGACTTGTGGAGTATCTCCTGTTTCATACCAAAGAGAGTGAGAACTGCGTGGATACTGAGCTAAGTTTTTGGCCTACTGTCCGTAATACCGCTTAATTACGTAAGTGTTTCAGGACTTCCACAGCCAGTTTGAAAAAGACTATACCTAGTAGGGTTAATTGATACATTTACTCTACATTCAGATATTATGCGTAGGTTTTATTTTCGTAATTTGAGTATCCTGGCAACCAATAATTGACGAAAATTATAGCGAAATATATCAGAATTGCCAGCAAAAAAAATAATAAAAGGCTATTATCTAAGAATTATAATTTTTAATATATGTATTAAAAATAAAAAAAAGAAAGAAATCAGTTAAGTTTGAATAGGGAGTTTTAACTTTTAACGTTTGTCCGATCGAAATCGCTACAATAGATTTTTAATCTAGCGTAGGACTTGTTATGACACAGGCGATCGCTCCCATTACCACCACTGACCTTGCTACACTAGCTATTGACAGGATTTCCCGTGCTGGTTGCGAGTACGGGGATGTGCGCTTCTGCACCTATCGTTCGCAGAACCTCAACGCACGCGATCGCTCTTTGGCAAACCTCTCCGATAATGTGAGTTCCGGATTTGGAGTGCGCGTACTCCTGGATGGTGCGTGGGGTTTCGCCGCCAGCCACGATCGAACTCCAGCGGAAGTGGAAAGAATAGTCGATCTGGCGATCGAAATTGCCAAAGCCAGTCGCCTCACTCAACAAACAAAAGTGCGGTTAGTACCCGTGCAAGCTTACCGGGATAGCTACATTACTCCGATCGAAATCGATCCTTTTTCCATATCGATTAGCGAGAAAGCAGAACTTTTGTTGCACATCAACGATCGACTGCTTGAGTTTGGCAGCAAAGGTATTAAAAAAGCATTTTCCTTCCTCCGATTTAGACGGGAAGAGAAAACCTTTGCTTCCACAGATGGTTCTTTAATCGAACAAACAATTTATCGCAGCTATCCGGGATTCGGTTGCACTGCTATTGCCAACGGCGATGCCCAAAGTCGCAATTACGAACGTCCGCCTTTAAATAAAGGATACGAATATATCGATACCCAAGATTTGCTAAACCAATTAGATCGGGTTGCAGAAGAAGCGATCGAAAAAGTCCACGCACCAAAAGCCCCATCTGGCATTAGTACAACGCTGATTCTCAAACCGACTAATGTTTGGTTAACCATTCACGAATCTGTCGGACATCCTACCGAACTAGACCGAGTTTACGGTTACGAAGCTAACTTTGCCGGCACCAGTTTTGCGACTACCGAGAAATTGGGCAAATTGCAATATGCTGCACCTTGGGTGAATTTTAAATGCGATCGCACCCAACCGGGTGGAAGGAGTACAGTCGGTTACGATGATGAAGGCGTTCCCGCCCAAGATTGGTACGTTGTCAAAGATGGCATTTTAGTAGATTATCTCACCGATCGCGAAACAGCTTATCGCCTCGGTCGTGGCAGCAGCAACGGTTGCGCCTTCGCCGATAGTTGGTCTAGCGTTCCGATGGTGCGTATTCCCAATTTAGGATTAGAACCGGGTGCAGATGGCGGTTCTCATACTGCTACTTTAGAACAGATGATTGCCGATACCGAAGAAGGTATTTTAATTGATGGAATTGGCAGTTTTTCGATCGACCAACAAAGACGCAATTTCCAATTCGGTGGCGATGCTTTTTGGAAAGTGGAAAAAGGCAAAGTAGTAGGGATGTTAAAAGATGTCACTTACCATTCGATGACTACTGATTTTTGGAATAGTGTCGATGCAGTTGGCCCTGCTTCCGAACGGCAACAATGCGGCACCAATATGTGCGGAAAAGGCGAACCGATGCAAGTAGCAGAAATGACCCATGCTTGCGTGCCCGTGCGCGTGCGAAATATTCACATTGGCGGAATATCGTGATTTTTACTAGCTAGACCTGATAAAGTTATGCGTTTTGAGTTAAAAAATTTCCTAACTTAAAACTCATAACTAAAAACTTTTTTAGCCCCTAACTATAAAACCTTGGTTTTAGGTGTTTATTTTGCATAGATTGCCTAAAAAATCGCTCTCCAGTCATTTTACTGCTTTTTATGACAAAATAAAGTAAATAATAATTTATGCGCGAGGTTGTATAGTATGCCAAACCCCACCATCGCCATTCCCCAAACCTTCAAAGTAACTCACGAACAATTCCAACAAATTGCTGCCGTCAACCGTGACTTAAGGCTAGAGAAAACAGCGACAGGAGAATTAATAGTTATGCCCCCCACTGGAAGCGAGACAGGCAAGCATAACCAAGATATTTCGGGACAGCTTTGGCTGTGGAACCGCCAAACCAAACTAGGGGTAGTATTTGACTCTTCTAGTGGGTTTCAATTGCCCAACGGCGCAGATCGATCGCCTGATGCCTCTTGGGTTAAATTAGAAAAATGGGATGCTCTTACACCTACAGAAAAAGAAGGTTTCGCTCCCATCTGTCCGGATTTTGTGGTGGAATTGCGTTCCAAGTCTGACAATATGGAACCATTGCGGGAGAAAATGCGGGAATATATCGCAAATGGTGCTACTTTGGGATGGTTAGTCGATCGGAAAAATCGGAAAGTAGAGATATACAGGCAAGGAAGAGAAGTAGAAATATTAGATAATCCTACCTCTTTATCTGGGGAAGATCTGCTACCGGGATTTGTCTTGGATCTGACTGATGTT includes:
- a CDS encoding TldD/PmbA family protein, whose protein sequence is MTQAIAPITTTDLATLAIDRISRAGCEYGDVRFCTYRSQNLNARDRSLANLSDNVSSGFGVRVLLDGAWGFAASHDRTPAEVERIVDLAIEIAKASRLTQQTKVRLVPVQAYRDSYITPIEIDPFSISISEKAELLLHINDRLLEFGSKGIKKAFSFLRFRREEKTFASTDGSLIEQTIYRSYPGFGCTAIANGDAQSRNYERPPLNKGYEYIDTQDLLNQLDRVAEEAIEKVHAPKAPSGISTTLILKPTNVWLTIHESVGHPTELDRVYGYEANFAGTSFATTEKLGKLQYAAPWVNFKCDRTQPGGRSTVGYDDEGVPAQDWYVVKDGILVDYLTDRETAYRLGRGSSNGCAFADSWSSVPMVRIPNLGLEPGADGGSHTATLEQMIADTEEGILIDGIGSFSIDQQRRNFQFGGDAFWKVEKGKVVGMLKDVTYHSMTTDFWNSVDAVGPASERQQCGTNMCGKGEPMQVAEMTHACVPVRVRNIHIGGIS
- a CDS encoding Uma2 family endonuclease, with translation MPNPTIAIPQTFKVTHEQFQQIAAVNRDLRLEKTATGELIVMPPTGSETGKHNQDISGQLWLWNRQTKLGVVFDSSSGFQLPNGADRSPDASWVKLEKWDALTPTEKEGFAPICPDFVVELRSKSDNMEPLREKMREYIANGATLGWLVDRKNRKVEIYRQGREVEILDNPTSLSGEDLLPGFVLDLTDVW